From a region of the Kaistia sp. 32K genome:
- a CDS encoding plastocyanin/azurin family copper-binding protein encodes MKRILLSAALAVALPSIAWADAGHSSGEPYGEPGDSRKPARIVQIVMREADERMEFVPKNIKIRRGQQIKFVIRNNGEMNHEIVIGTLEGNLKHGAQMAKNPDMEHDDPNMRRLVPKASDSLIWKFTKAGEFDFSCLIPGHREAGMSGTIIVQ; translated from the coding sequence ATGAAGAGAATTCTCCTTTCTGCCGCGCTGGCGGTCGCTCTCCCATCTATCGCCTGGGCCGATGCCGGCCATAGCAGCGGCGAGCCCTATGGCGAACCCGGCGATTCCAGAAAGCCGGCTCGGATCGTTCAAATCGTCATGCGCGAAGCCGATGAGAGAATGGAGTTCGTCCCCAAGAACATCAAAATCCGCCGGGGACAGCAGATCAAGTTCGTCATCCGCAACAACGGCGAGATGAACCACGAGATCGTTATCGGCACCCTCGAGGGCAACCTCAAGCATGGTGCCCAGATGGCCAAGAACCCCGACATGGAACATGACGACCCGAATATGCGTCGCCTCGTACCGAAGGCAAGCGACTCGCTGATCTGGAAGTTTACTAAAGCGGGAGAGTTCGACTTCTCGTGCCTCATCCCGGGACACCGCGAAGCGGGTATGTCCGGCACCATCATCGTCCAATAG
- a CDS encoding copper-binding protein produces the protein MTLKHGPIKNLDMEGMTMIFAVAKPEILKTLKVGDKVTFEADRVKGRLTVVTIAKSK, from the coding sequence ATGACGCTCAAACACGGCCCGATCAAGAATTTGGACATGGAGGGCATGACGATGATTTTCGCGGTGGCGAAACCAGAGATACTAAAAACTTTGAAAGTCGGCGACAAAGTCACCTTCGAGGCCGACAGAGTTAAGGGACGACTCACAGTCGTGACGATTGCAAAGTCAAAGTAG
- a CDS encoding MFS transporter — MPLAIFALTIAAYAIGTTEFVIVGLLPTVANDLGITLPLAGLIVSVYALGVTFGAPVLTALTGKIARKPLLLGLMALFILGNIVAALSPSYEMLLVARVLSAFAHGVFFSVGSTIAADLVPANRRASAIAMMFMGLTVAIVTGVPIGTIIGQTFGWRATFWAVSALGVIAFLGIAAFLPSTLSKAAPSSLLDQVRVLGSGRLLLVFGMTTLGYGGTFVAFTFLASILERITGFSASSVSLILGLYGIAIAIGNLAGGRIADRNPVKALIVLFALQAVVLVVFTFTAVSPVWTLLTITALGFLSFATVPGLQIYVVQLAKQHRPGAVDVASAINIAAFNLGIALGAWIGGMVVDSPLGLGATPWVGSLIVTGALLLTLWSGALDRRSGTVLSPA; from the coding sequence ATGCCTCTAGCGATATTTGCCCTGACAATCGCGGCCTATGCGATTGGCACAACGGAATTCGTCATCGTCGGCCTGTTGCCGACCGTCGCCAATGATCTTGGCATCACCTTGCCACTCGCCGGACTGATCGTCAGCGTCTACGCGCTCGGCGTCACGTTCGGCGCGCCGGTCCTCACTGCGCTCACTGGCAAGATCGCGCGCAAGCCACTCTTGCTCGGTTTGATGGCGCTCTTCATCCTCGGGAACATCGTCGCGGCGCTGAGCCCGAGCTACGAGATGCTACTCGTCGCCCGCGTCCTCTCGGCCTTCGCCCACGGCGTCTTCTTCTCCGTCGGCTCGACGATCGCCGCCGACCTCGTGCCGGCGAACCGTCGCGCTTCGGCCATCGCCATGATGTTCATGGGATTGACCGTGGCCATCGTGACCGGCGTGCCGATCGGCACCATCATCGGTCAGACCTTCGGCTGGCGCGCCACCTTCTGGGCCGTTTCCGCCCTCGGCGTCATCGCTTTTCTCGGCATCGCGGCCTTCCTGCCCAGCACGCTCTCCAAGGCAGCCCCGTCGAGCCTGCTGGATCAGGTCCGCGTGCTCGGTTCCGGCCGCCTGCTCCTGGTGTTCGGCATGACCACGCTCGGCTATGGCGGCACGTTCGTCGCCTTCACGTTCCTCGCATCCATCCTGGAGCGCATCACGGGCTTCTCCGCCTCCAGCGTCAGCCTGATCCTGGGGCTCTACGGCATCGCGATCGCTATCGGCAATCTCGCCGGTGGACGCATCGCCGACCGCAATCCGGTGAAGGCGCTGATCGTTCTCTTCGCCCTGCAGGCGGTCGTTCTCGTGGTCTTCACCTTTACCGCCGTCTCGCCGGTCTGGACGCTGCTGACCATCACCGCGCTCGGATTCCTCTCCTTCGCGACCGTACCGGGATTGCAGATCTACGTGGTGCAGCTGGCCAAGCAACATCGCCCCGGCGCCGTCGACGTCGCTTCGGCGATCAACATCGCCGCCTTCAATCTCGGCATAGCTCTCGGCGCCTGGATCGGCGGCATGGTGGTCGACTCCCCGCTCGGCCTCGGCGCCACACCCTGGGTCGGCAGCCTCATCGTCACGGGCGCCCTGCTCCTCACCTTGTGGAGCGGCGCGCTGGACCGGCGCTCGGGAACCGTGCTGAGCCCGGCCTGA
- a CDS encoding multicopper oxidase family protein yields MTVSRRNFLGASGAMALVSATVVSGRVQAASIPEAATMTDPSMQPPLVPTTGPDYQPVVTLNGWTLPWRMNGDWKEFHLVAEPVLREFAPGMVGHLWGYNGQSPGPTIEAVEGDKVRLFVTNKLPEHTSIHWHGQLLPNGMDGVTGLNQPPINPGETFVYEYQLQKSGTFMYHPHADEMVQMAMGMMGFFVVHPKDPSFRRVDRDFVFLMAAYDIDPGAYVPKVAEMTNFNMWTWNSRVFPGIDPFVISKGDKTRIRFGNLTMTNHPIHMHGYDFKVSCTDGGWVPDAAAWPEVTIDCAVGQMRAFDFVADKPGDWAIHCHKSHHTMNAMGHDIGNFIGVDKKLTTPQIRKIVPGYMPMGSAGMADMGEMEMPLPDNTLPMMTGFAQFGAVEMGGMFSVVKIREGLASNDYRDPGWFNHPEGTVAFPWKGDVKDAERPPANEPASRKVVEFDVVKPGAKSTHQNH; encoded by the coding sequence ATGACAGTTTCACGCCGCAACTTCCTTGGCGCCTCCGGAGCGATGGCACTCGTCAGCGCGACAGTTGTATCAGGACGCGTCCAGGCAGCCTCCATCCCGGAGGCCGCCACGATGACCGACCCAAGCATGCAGCCTCCCCTCGTGCCGACGACGGGGCCAGACTACCAGCCTGTCGTCACGCTCAATGGCTGGACGCTACCATGGCGCATGAATGGCGACTGGAAGGAATTCCATCTGGTAGCCGAGCCAGTCCTGCGCGAGTTCGCTCCCGGGATGGTGGGGCATCTGTGGGGCTATAACGGCCAGTCTCCCGGGCCGACCATCGAAGCGGTCGAGGGCGACAAGGTCCGTCTTTTCGTCACCAACAAGCTGCCCGAACATACGTCGATCCATTGGCATGGACAGCTTCTTCCCAACGGCATGGATGGCGTAACCGGCCTCAACCAACCGCCGATCAATCCAGGAGAAACGTTCGTCTACGAGTACCAGCTGCAGAAGAGCGGCACATTCATGTACCACCCGCATGCCGACGAAATGGTTCAGATGGCCATGGGCATGATGGGCTTCTTCGTCGTGCATCCGAAAGACCCAAGCTTCCGGCGCGTCGACCGCGACTTCGTCTTCCTCATGGCGGCATACGACATCGATCCCGGCGCCTATGTGCCGAAGGTCGCCGAGATGACCAATTTCAACATGTGGACCTGGAACAGCCGCGTGTTTCCCGGCATCGACCCTTTCGTCATCAGCAAGGGAGACAAGACCCGGATCCGCTTCGGCAATCTGACCATGACCAATCACCCGATCCACATGCATGGCTACGACTTCAAGGTGTCGTGCACGGACGGGGGATGGGTTCCGGACGCGGCCGCTTGGCCGGAAGTGACGATCGACTGCGCCGTGGGGCAGATGCGAGCATTCGACTTCGTCGCGGACAAGCCGGGCGATTGGGCCATCCACTGTCACAAGTCGCATCACACCATGAACGCGATGGGCCACGACATCGGCAATTTCATCGGCGTCGACAAGAAGCTGACTACCCCGCAAATCCGCAAGATCGTGCCGGGATACATGCCGATGGGCTCGGCCGGCATGGCCGACATGGGCGAGATGGAAATGCCGTTGCCGGACAACACACTGCCGATGATGACGGGCTTCGCCCAGTTCGGCGCTGTGGAAATGGGCGGGATGTTCTCGGTCGTGAAGATCCGGGAAGGCCTCGCCTCCAACGACTACCGAGATCCGGGTTGGTTCAACCACCCCGAAGGTACCGTCGCCTTTCCCTGGAAGGGCGACGTCAAGGACGCGGAACGGCCCCCCGCGAATGAGCCCGCTTCGCGAAAAGTCGTCGAGTTCGACGTGGTCAAGCCCGGCGCGAAGTCTACCCATCAAAATCACTAA
- a CDS encoding TolC family protein — translation MMAVVIAKGSISARSLPILRLTGSSLLILTLAGCASFSPDGGMTPVAGQVSSEIGASTHKIDSPAAAEAADTRVKALLAKPITAESAAQIALLSNRGLQAEYNALGITEASYIQASLPPNPSIGLERVATGGSLEIERRVVANLLSLITLPQRSAIAKTQFEAARQRAIEATFRTAADARRAFYKAVASRQIATSLEQARGSVGVAAELTKKMGETGAASKLDQARASAFYAELSNDLARARMSATADREALTRALGLWGADINYRLPARLPAMPPIQTAKQVEADAVRKRVDLIAARLELDATAKTLGLSKATRFVSMLDGGLRSNTEKETTDGITERSSPIGFEIDLQIPIFDLGETNVRRSKETYMQAVNHLMEKAVNVRSEAREAYATYRGSYDVAQLYQARILPLRNTINEQALLQYNGMLIDVFELLTTAREGIESDVAAIAARRDFFLASVDFQTSVIGGRPGSSGTRMAASAPDAD, via the coding sequence ATGATGGCAGTCGTGATAGCCAAGGGGTCAATCAGCGCGCGATCACTCCCAATTCTGCGACTGACCGGATCCAGCCTGCTCATCCTGACCCTCGCCGGATGCGCCAGCTTCTCGCCGGATGGCGGCATGACGCCGGTTGCAGGCCAGGTCTCGTCCGAGATCGGGGCCAGCACGCACAAGATCGACTCGCCGGCCGCCGCCGAGGCCGCTGATACGCGCGTCAAGGCGCTGCTCGCCAAACCCATAACCGCAGAAAGTGCCGCTCAGATCGCGCTGCTCAGCAATCGAGGGCTCCAGGCCGAATACAACGCCCTCGGCATCACCGAGGCCTCCTATATCCAGGCTAGCTTGCCTCCGAACCCGTCCATCGGCCTGGAACGCGTGGCCACAGGCGGCTCGCTGGAGATCGAGCGCCGCGTCGTTGCCAACCTGCTCTCTCTGATAACCCTGCCCCAGCGAAGCGCCATCGCCAAAACGCAGTTCGAGGCAGCTAGACAGAGAGCGATCGAGGCAACCTTCCGGACAGCCGCCGATGCGCGACGCGCCTTCTACAAGGCGGTCGCCTCCCGCCAGATCGCAACGTCCCTGGAACAGGCGCGCGGATCCGTTGGCGTCGCCGCTGAACTGACGAAGAAGATGGGCGAGACTGGCGCCGCCAGCAAACTGGATCAGGCGCGCGCCTCCGCGTTCTATGCGGAGCTTTCCAACGATCTCGCGCGAGCCAGGATGTCGGCAACCGCCGACCGCGAGGCCCTGACGCGGGCGCTTGGTCTCTGGGGCGCCGACATCAACTACAGACTTCCGGCACGACTGCCAGCGATGCCGCCGATCCAGACGGCAAAACAAGTGGAGGCCGATGCAGTCCGTAAGCGGGTGGACCTGATCGCCGCGCGGCTGGAGCTCGACGCCACGGCAAAAACGCTCGGACTGAGCAAGGCGACGCGTTTCGTCTCCATGCTGGACGGTGGCTTGCGAAGCAACACCGAGAAGGAAACAACGGATGGCATCACGGAACGTTCGTCGCCGATAGGTTTCGAAATCGACCTTCAGATTCCGATCTTCGACCTTGGCGAGACCAATGTCCGTCGCTCCAAGGAAACGTATATGCAGGCCGTCAACCACCTGATGGAAAAGGCGGTCAACGTCCGCTCCGAGGCTCGCGAGGCCTATGCCACCTACCGAGGTAGCTACGACGTTGCCCAGTTGTATCAAGCCCGGATCCTGCCGCTGCGCAACACGATCAACGAGCAGGCCCTGCTGCAATACAACGGCATGTTGATCGACGTCTTCGAACTGCTGACCACGGCGCGCGAAGGCATTGAAAGTGACGTCGCCGCTATTGCAGCGCGACGCGACTTCTTCCTCGCCAGCGTCGATTTCCAGACGTCCGTCATCGGCGGACGGCCCGGCAGCAGCGGAACCCGCATGGCCGCATCCGCTCCCGACGCCGACTGA
- a CDS encoding LysR family transcriptional regulator, which translates to MDNRAGEMEVFVAAAELRSFSAAGRRLKLSPSAVSKLVTRIEDRLGTRLVVRSTRMLQLTPEGDVYLERAQRILAEIAETELVVAGGGRTVPRGRLRVSASVGFGVRHVVPLVPGFLARYPEVELDLSLTDGIIDLIEERADIAIRSGPLRDSSLKARKILESRRVVVASPAYLERHGVPATPDDLARHNCLQFNFRRSLDEWPFRDPVTEATYSRAIFGNFEVNNGPTMRRLCLDGLGLARMGRFHVESDIDAGALVPVLEPFNAGDIELIHAVFAGHEHLAARIRAFIDYLVESAGADRGVASEA; encoded by the coding sequence ATGGACAATCGCGCCGGCGAGATGGAGGTTTTCGTGGCCGCCGCGGAGTTGCGGAGCTTTTCCGCTGCCGGCCGGCGGCTGAAGCTCTCTCCCTCCGCCGTCAGCAAGTTGGTTACCCGCATCGAAGATCGACTTGGAACGCGGCTCGTGGTGCGCTCGACGCGGATGCTGCAACTGACGCCGGAAGGCGACGTCTATCTGGAGCGGGCGCAGCGAATTCTGGCGGAGATCGCCGAGACAGAGCTGGTTGTTGCGGGCGGCGGGCGGACGGTGCCGCGCGGCAGATTGCGGGTGAGCGCCTCGGTCGGCTTCGGCGTGCGCCATGTCGTGCCGCTCGTCCCTGGCTTCCTGGCGCGCTACCCCGAGGTGGAACTCGATCTGTCCCTGACGGACGGGATCATCGATTTGATCGAGGAGCGGGCGGATATCGCGATCCGCTCAGGTCCATTGCGCGATTCCAGCCTGAAGGCGCGCAAGATCCTGGAGAGCCGCCGCGTGGTCGTCGCCTCACCCGCCTATCTCGAACGACATGGCGTTCCGGCGACGCCGGATGATCTCGCGCGGCACAACTGCCTTCAGTTCAATTTCCGCCGGAGCCTCGACGAGTGGCCGTTCCGCGATCCGGTGACCGAGGCCACCTATTCGCGGGCCATTTTCGGCAATTTCGAAGTCAATAACGGCCCCACCATGCGCCGGCTCTGCCTCGATGGCCTCGGCCTTGCCCGGATGGGGCGGTTCCATGTCGAGTCCGACATTGACGCCGGTGCGCTAGTACCGGTGCTGGAGCCCTTCAATGCCGGGGATATCGAGCTCATTCATGCCGTCTTCGCCGGCCACGAACATCTCGCGGCCCGCATTCGCGCCTTCATCGATTATCTCGTCGAGAGCGCCGGCGCGGATCGAGGCGTCGCCTCCGAGGCATAG
- a CDS encoding carbohydrate ABC transporter permease yields MPRFRLTALVTYGAVTAWSLFVVLPLLWMVMAAFKTRREIFTNPLGLPSGFSFDSFSRAWGVGMGTFMLNSVIAVGLAVLVIVIVSGMAAYVLARTDSPIAKGIYLLIVACFAVPLTAVLVPLYQMVSAAGMLNSPLAIVLPYSAYGIPFTTMLFYAFFLDFPRELEEAARLDGCNQLEIFFKIIIPLSGPVVASAAIFQAVFGWNEFLLAMLMLTKTEAKTLPVGILQLKGEYASDWPAVMAGLAIATVPILMIFILAQRYFVRSLAGIGK; encoded by the coding sequence ATGCCGCGCTTCCGACTAACCGCCCTGGTCACCTACGGCGCGGTCACCGCCTGGAGCCTGTTCGTGGTGCTGCCGCTGCTGTGGATGGTGATGGCCGCGTTCAAGACGCGCCGGGAGATTTTCACCAACCCGCTCGGCCTTCCCTCCGGCTTCTCGTTCGACAGCTTCTCGCGCGCCTGGGGCGTGGGCATGGGCACCTTCATGCTCAACTCGGTCATCGCCGTGGGCCTGGCGGTGCTCGTCATCGTCATCGTCTCCGGCATGGCGGCCTATGTCCTGGCCCGTACCGACAGCCCCATCGCCAAGGGGATCTACCTGCTGATCGTGGCCTGTTTCGCCGTGCCGCTGACGGCGGTGCTCGTGCCGCTCTACCAGATGGTCTCCGCCGCCGGCATGCTCAATTCGCCGCTGGCGATCGTGCTGCCCTACTCGGCCTACGGCATCCCCTTCACCACCATGCTGTTCTACGCCTTCTTCCTCGATTTCCCGCGCGAACTGGAAGAGGCGGCGCGGCTGGACGGCTGCAACCAGCTCGAGATCTTCTTCAAGATCATCATCCCCCTCTCCGGTCCGGTGGTGGCGAGCGCGGCGATCTTCCAGGCGGTGTTCGGCTGGAACGAGTTCCTGCTGGCGATGCTGATGCTCACCAAGACCGAAGCCAAGACGCTGCCGGTCGGCATTCTGCAGTTGAAGGGCGAGTACGCGTCGGACTGGCCGGCGGTGATGGCGGGCCTTGCCATCGCCACCGTGCCGATCCTGATGATCTTCATCCTGGCGCAGCGATACTTCGTGCGCTCGCTGGCCGGCATCGGCAAATAG
- a CDS encoding type 1 glutamine amidotransferase domain-containing protein: MSQVQAAKPVLFVLTSHGTKGETGEPTGFYLGEVTHPLAVLKAAGIPVEFASIEGGEPPIDGLDLEDTTNARYWNSDAFRSAIRNTLRLSDVDTKRYAAIFFAGGHGAMWDFPLSTAVNDVTRAIYEAGGIVAAVCHGPAALVNVTLSNGTHLVAGKNLSAFTDDEERAVKLDKVVPFLLASTLSARGAHHHPAADWTQKVVVDGRLVTGQNPQSATGVGEAVRDLLASQVG; encoded by the coding sequence ATGTCCCAAGTTCAGGCCGCAAAGCCCGTTCTCTTCGTTCTCACCAGCCATGGCACTAAAGGCGAGACAGGGGAGCCCACCGGTTTCTATCTCGGCGAAGTCACCCACCCGCTGGCAGTCCTCAAGGCCGCGGGCATCCCCGTCGAGTTCGCCTCGATCGAGGGCGGCGAGCCGCCGATCGATGGTCTCGACCTCGAAGACACAACCAATGCGCGCTACTGGAACAGCGACGCCTTTCGCAGCGCCATTCGCAACACGCTGCGCCTCAGCGACGTGGACACCAAGCGCTACGCGGCGATCTTCTTCGCCGGCGGGCACGGCGCCATGTGGGATTTCCCGCTCAGCACCGCCGTGAACGACGTGACGCGGGCCATCTACGAGGCTGGCGGCATCGTGGCGGCCGTCTGCCACGGCCCCGCGGCGCTGGTCAACGTCACTCTGAGCAATGGTACTCATCTCGTCGCCGGCAAGAACCTCAGCGCCTTCACGGATGACGAAGAACGCGCCGTGAAACTCGACAAGGTGGTGCCGTTCCTGCTCGCCAGCACGCTGTCCGCGCGCGGTGCCCATCACCACCCCGCCGCCGACTGGACCCAGAAGGTCGTCGTCGACGGGCGGCTGGTAACCGGCCAGAACCCGCAGTCCGCGACCGGCGTCGGCGAGGCCGTCCGCGACTTGCTGGCCAGCCAGGTCGGATAG
- a CDS encoding ABC transporter substrate-binding protein → MAAVGALVVPAQSTELKMWILSGNPGNAQFLTEAETEFQKTHPDFKLVLEQLPNESYKTQLPVALAGSAPPDVFFNWAGEYAARFAKEGQALDITELGAKPGGFKHSLSDAWQSSFELKGRNFGVPTDAVSKYFFYDKEFFAKNNLTPPTTFNGLVKLCKSIRQIDPSMVPWPLGNSERWIVNHVVTMLNERVLGNANTAADYDLSAPADQLFTNPGYVEAWQKLVDLQDAGCFQDAPNATSPEAADQMFLAQVSPMTFCGTWCAATFDKDGYTGYSLFRFPSIEGGKGDPAATFLVPQGYQIAAKSQHPELAAEWVSFLVSNEQAVNYAKLTAAVPSNAALIEQVGGTEQFNWFAKDIAQSTGSVMVLNVLLESAVSEAYLDAGVEVLNRTKTPQQAMDYIRGIALQSKARLGRN, encoded by the coding sequence GTGGCGGCCGTCGGTGCGCTCGTCGTGCCGGCACAGTCGACCGAGCTCAAGATGTGGATACTGAGCGGCAACCCGGGCAATGCTCAGTTCCTGACCGAGGCCGAGACCGAGTTCCAGAAGACCCATCCCGATTTCAAGCTGGTGCTCGAGCAGCTTCCGAACGAGTCCTACAAGACGCAGTTGCCGGTCGCCCTGGCCGGCTCGGCACCGCCGGATGTCTTCTTCAACTGGGCCGGCGAGTATGCCGCGCGCTTCGCCAAGGAAGGACAGGCGCTCGATATTACCGAACTGGGCGCGAAGCCCGGCGGTTTCAAGCACAGCCTGTCCGACGCCTGGCAGTCGTCCTTTGAACTCAAGGGCCGCAACTTCGGCGTGCCGACCGACGCGGTCTCGAAGTATTTCTTCTACGACAAGGAATTCTTCGCGAAGAACAACCTGACGCCCCCCACGACCTTCAACGGGCTGGTGAAGCTCTGCAAGTCCATCCGCCAGATCGACCCGAGCATGGTGCCCTGGCCCTTGGGCAATTCGGAGCGCTGGATCGTCAACCACGTCGTCACCATGCTGAACGAGCGCGTGCTGGGCAATGCCAATACGGCGGCCGATTACGACCTTTCGGCGCCGGCGGACCAGCTGTTCACCAATCCCGGCTATGTCGAGGCGTGGCAGAAGCTCGTCGACCTGCAGGATGCCGGTTGCTTCCAGGATGCGCCGAACGCGACCTCGCCGGAGGCGGCGGACCAGATGTTCCTGGCGCAGGTCAGCCCCATGACCTTCTGCGGCACCTGGTGCGCGGCCACCTTCGACAAGGATGGCTATACCGGCTACAGCCTGTTCCGCTTTCCGAGCATCGAGGGCGGCAAGGGCGATCCGGCCGCGACCTTCCTGGTGCCCCAGGGCTACCAGATCGCCGCCAAGTCCCAGCACCCCGAGCTGGCGGCGGAATGGGTGAGCTTCCTGGTGTCCAACGAGCAGGCGGTCAACTACGCCAAGCTGACGGCCGCCGTCCCCTCCAATGCCGCGCTGATCGAACAGGTGGGCGGAACCGAGCAGTTCAACTGGTTCGCCAAGGACATCGCCCAGTCGACCGGATCGGTGATGGTGCTCAACGTTCTCCTGGAGAGCGCCGTGTCGGAAGCCTACCTGGACGCCGGCGTGGAAGTGCTCAACCGCACCAAGACCCCGCAGCAGGCGATGGACTACATCCGCGGCATCGCCCTGCAGTCCAAGGCGCGTCTGGGACGCAACTGA
- a CDS encoding carbohydrate ABC transporter permease, with translation MSQVQTLSPASAAERSRVMSTATSSALMLAPVLLLCGVFIFIPALLTVAGSFFSFGVTSPHWDFVGGANYARAATDPVFWTAMKNNIILVVGSVVLQVGLGTILAAILDRGIPTGSTFFRTIIFAPIVVSSVAVALIWLIIFDPNTGILNAIVKGMGLTPPPMGWLGDPNISIWMVLIVGTWQYTGFMMVMILAGLQAIPKELYEAAAFDGARGVKAFWYITLPGIRNVLAVAALVTTISGFKAFDLIFVLTQGGPANATQVLGTYIYFQAFKFNDMGYAYAISVVLLAVAVVLGSLQLKSNRRA, from the coding sequence ATGTCCCAAGTTCAAACCCTCAGCCCTGCATCGGCCGCCGAGCGCAGCCGCGTCATGAGCACGGCGACGAGTTCCGCCCTGATGCTGGCGCCGGTCTTGCTGCTGTGCGGCGTCTTCATCTTCATTCCCGCGCTCCTAACCGTCGCCGGCTCCTTCTTCAGCTTTGGCGTCACCTCTCCGCACTGGGACTTCGTCGGCGGGGCCAACTATGCCCGCGCCGCGACCGATCCGGTGTTCTGGACGGCGATGAAGAACAACATCATCCTCGTCGTCGGATCAGTGGTCCTGCAGGTCGGGCTCGGGACGATCCTGGCGGCGATCCTCGACCGCGGCATTCCCACCGGCTCGACCTTCTTCCGCACCATCATCTTCGCGCCGATCGTGGTTTCCTCGGTGGCCGTGGCGCTGATCTGGCTCATCATCTTCGATCCCAACACCGGCATTCTGAATGCCATCGTCAAGGGAATGGGCCTGACGCCGCCGCCGATGGGCTGGCTCGGCGATCCCAACATCTCGATCTGGATGGTGCTCATCGTCGGCACCTGGCAGTACACCGGCTTCATGATGGTCATGATCCTGGCGGGGCTGCAGGCCATCCCGAAGGAGCTCTACGAGGCGGCCGCCTTCGACGGCGCCCGCGGCGTCAAGGCGTTCTGGTACATCACCCTGCCGGGCATCCGAAACGTGCTGGCGGTCGCCGCGCTGGTGACGACGATCAGCGGCTTCAAGGCCTTCGACCTGATCTTCGTGCTGACCCAGGGCGGCCCCGCCAACGCCACGCAGGTGCTGGGAACCTACATCTACTTCCAGGCCTTCAAGTTCAACGACATGGGCTACGCCTATGCCATTTCGGTCGTCCTGCTGGCCGTTGCGGTGGTCCTCGGCAGCCTGCAGCTCAAGTCAAACCGGAGGGCATGA
- a CDS encoding LLM class oxidoreductase, which translates to MTLGIELPLDNDWSPENEAKRIAAGRPFGVPDLTRYPDLVRQVDRSGFAAVWMRDVPVFDPNQFGDAGSVYDPFVNLGYLAGITQNIALGTAAIVLPLRHPMMVAKAAASVDQLSGGRLILGVASGDRPVEYPLLGLDYESRGDAFRDAVAYLREAWTPGGLPLGGGRREPRLDLLPKPLQASVPMIIAGQGRQSPEWIAGNMNGRFVYPNDTERLALQARDWRAARAALGLDRGVFISAFHLDLADDPDEAPTPRRFGARTGRNALLDHLHRLDSAGIDHLALLLRPSRRPLDEVIDELARDVLPVLGNRSRVATDAAE; encoded by the coding sequence TTGACGCTCGGCATCGAACTGCCGCTCGACAATGACTGGTCGCCCGAAAACGAGGCGAAGCGCATCGCGGCGGGCCGCCCTTTCGGCGTACCGGACCTGACCCGCTATCCCGATCTCGTCCGGCAGGTCGACCGGTCCGGCTTCGCCGCGGTCTGGATGCGCGACGTGCCGGTGTTCGATCCAAACCAGTTTGGCGACGCGGGCTCGGTCTACGACCCCTTCGTCAATCTCGGCTACCTCGCGGGCATTACCCAGAACATCGCGCTCGGCACCGCGGCGATCGTGCTGCCGCTGCGCCATCCGATGATGGTGGCGAAGGCCGCCGCGTCGGTTGACCAGCTCTCGGGCGGCCGCCTGATCCTGGGCGTCGCAAGCGGCGACAGACCCGTCGAATACCCGCTGCTCGGCCTCGACTACGAAAGCCGTGGCGACGCGTTCCGCGATGCGGTTGCCTATCTGCGCGAAGCCTGGACGCCGGGCGGCCTGCCGCTCGGAGGAGGTCGACGCGAGCCGCGCCTCGACCTACTGCCCAAGCCCTTGCAGGCCTCCGTACCGATGATCATCGCCGGTCAAGGCCGGCAATCACCGGAATGGATCGCTGGGAATATGAACGGGCGTTTCGTCTACCCGAACGACACCGAGAGGCTCGCCCTTCAGGCGCGAGACTGGCGCGCGGCGCGTGCCGCGCTCGGGCTCGATCGCGGTGTCTTCATCAGCGCATTCCATCTCGACCTCGCCGACGATCCGGACGAGGCGCCGACGCCTCGCCGCTTCGGGGCGCGGACCGGGCGCAACGCGCTCCTCGATCACCTGCACCGGCTCGACTCCGCCGGCATCGACCATCTCGCCCTTCTGCTGCGTCCGTCGCGTCGCCCGCTCGACGAAGTGATCGACGAGCTCGCCCGTGATGTTCTGCCCGTCCTCGGCAACAGGAGCCGCGTTGCGACCGACGCGGCTGAATAG